A window from Nitrosopumilus adriaticus encodes these proteins:
- a CDS encoding COG1361 S-layer family protein, protein MIPKILFILFVIGLMPFVFENSFAQIKSGGFGDSPFERDYGDVKFLDAYFGTINEKIEIDGGDSNVPFTVVFANVGTQDITGIRGQLSLPLGFSASDGPGSIIFADSDSNSLAGENFHLTFFVNIDKNVKIQQYPGTAKVDYSRLRESGVRTAFADFNFKITGDSVINVKAQEPFLTSLKTNNVSIEISNDGSAPISGVDIVATNTQTELASTSSSTTNVENVVILESNWDVGQINPKTSKYLTATVYVPEGLKGDTLRIPLSISYYNPHGDLKQISKIVDFYIKGLIDLTVFNVEVIELSGTQMVVGEIINEGNQDGLFGFVTVEPRGDSNIVSNTQFIDEIEVDAPVPFNVPIEFDGEPKYGEHDITITVRYKDSTRDEIFLTHDATIFVKEPTNDEDGPDFTMIIIPIALVIGAGIYVIRRRKKAKIEAS, encoded by the coding sequence ATGATTCCAAAAATATTGTTTATCTTATTTGTAATCGGATTGATGCCATTTGTTTTTGAAAACTCTTTTGCTCAAATAAAATCCGGAGGATTTGGTGATTCTCCATTTGAGCGAGACTATGGTGATGTCAAATTTTTAGATGCTTATTTTGGTACAATTAACGAAAAAATCGAAATTGATGGAGGTGACAGTAATGTGCCATTTACAGTAGTGTTTGCAAATGTCGGGACACAAGATATTACAGGCATTCGTGGGCAATTATCACTACCATTAGGATTCTCAGCATCTGATGGTCCAGGCTCAATTATTTTTGCTGACAGTGATTCTAATTCTTTAGCTGGCGAAAACTTTCATCTTACATTTTTTGTAAATATTGATAAAAATGTAAAAATTCAGCAGTACCCTGGAACTGCTAAAGTTGATTACTCTAGATTACGTGAGTCGGGAGTAAGAACTGCTTTTGCTGATTTTAATTTTAAAATCACAGGTGATAGTGTAATCAATGTTAAGGCACAAGAACCATTTCTTACTTCTCTAAAAACTAACAATGTTTCAATTGAAATTTCTAATGATGGAAGCGCTCCAATCTCTGGTGTTGATATTGTTGCAACTAATACACAAACTGAGCTTGCATCAACATCATCATCTACTACAAATGTAGAAAACGTAGTTATTCTTGAATCAAACTGGGATGTTGGACAAATTAATCCAAAGACCTCAAAATATCTTACTGCAACTGTGTATGTTCCTGAGGGACTAAAAGGCGATACCTTAAGAATTCCTTTGTCAATTTCATACTATAATCCACATGGGGATTTAAAACAGATCTCAAAAATTGTTGATTTTTACATTAAAGGATTAATTGATCTTACAGTTTTCAATGTAGAAGTAATTGAATTATCTGGAACCCAAATGGTAGTTGGAGAAATAATTAATGAAGGAAATCAGGATGGACTGTTTGGATTTGTAACTGTTGAACCTCGTGGTGATTCAAATATAGTTTCTAATACTCAATTTATTGATGAAATTGAGGTTGATGCACCTGTCCCATTTAATGTTCCAATAGAATTTGATGGTGAACCAAAATATGGTGAACATGACATTACAATTACTGTAAGATACAAAGACAGTACAAGAGATGAGATCTTTCTAACACATGATGCAACCATCTTTGTAAAAGAACCAACAAATGATGAAGATGGTCCTGACTTTACAATGATAATTATTCCAATCGCTTTAGTAATTGGTGCTGGAATCTATGTGATTCGTAGGCGTAAAAAGGCCAAAATTGAGGCTAGTTAG
- the hsp14 gene encoding archaeal heat shock protein Hsp14 — protein MGLVKSMANEMMKEIGNKSREFYEFVLPPVDMHLDDDKLTVVIDIPGFEKKDIKLSINANILSIQACKEIPEQNKHSIICNQRPNIIDKKIRLPIELKKGEESVNSAKYEQGVLTIIIPVQKHGKDIKIE, from the coding sequence ATGGGATTAGTAAAATCTATGGCAAATGAAATGATGAAGGAAATTGGAAACAAATCAAGAGAATTTTATGAATTTGTTTTACCTCCTGTAGATATGCATCTTGATGACGATAAATTAACAGTGGTAATAGATATTCCAGGATTCGAAAAAAAGGATATCAAATTATCTATTAATGCAAATATTCTGTCAATTCAGGCATGCAAAGAAATTCCTGAACAAAATAAGCACAGCATTATTTGTAATCAAAGACCAAACATAATTGATAAAAAAATAAGATTACCAATTGAATTAAAAAAAGGAGAAGAGTCAGTCAATTCTGCAAAATACGAACAAGGAGTTTTGACAATCATTATCCCTGTTCAAAAACATGGAAAAGATATCAAAATAGAATAG
- a CDS encoding V0D/AC39 family V-type ATPase subunit produces the protein MGGSKNVYASVKAYSKRGKLLSKSDFQTLAESRDLEELVTRIKNTVYADSVADIQKPYTSQKIESALRSKLADIHYSIAVTSGKSDVLEAYYMKFIISNLKLILKGKVLGKSQEELEAHVNLHAEELIKQRDIVIKALVAKDLEEAVASLNSVQFGEEIAKAAALYNEKKNVQIFDTYFDKILYQHLASSMKNSSDKEATKIISMDIDFYNILSVIRGKFWGLQEEQIQDLIIGNSPSVRELLGRMMSAATVRDSFNELSATKYKDLVPQVENELDAIAEFERAFEMAIYNSSLRSFTKMFSFGTIVGITKLTAFEIRNLAAIAFAVEQKIPTETTMSKLILKEE, from the coding sequence ATGGGCGGTTCAAAGAATGTCTATGCCTCTGTTAAAGCATACAGTAAAAGAGGAAAATTACTTTCAAAATCAGATTTTCAAACACTGGCTGAATCAAGGGATTTAGAAGAATTAGTCACCAGAATTAAAAATACAGTTTATGCAGATTCGGTAGCTGATATTCAAAAACCATACACTTCGCAAAAAATTGAATCTGCTCTCAGAAGCAAATTAGCAGATATTCACTATTCCATAGCAGTGACATCAGGAAAATCAGATGTTTTAGAAGCATATTACATGAAATTCATAATATCAAATCTCAAATTAATTCTAAAAGGAAAAGTTCTTGGAAAATCTCAGGAAGAGCTTGAAGCACATGTAAATCTACATGCTGAAGAACTAATCAAACAGAGAGACATTGTAATCAAAGCTTTAGTTGCAAAAGATTTGGAGGAGGCAGTAGCAAGCTTGAATTCAGTTCAGTTTGGTGAAGAAATTGCAAAGGCCGCAGCATTATACAATGAAAAAAAGAATGTACAAATCTTTGATACATATTTTGATAAAATTTTATATCAACACCTTGCTAGTTCAATGAAAAATTCTTCTGATAAAGAAGCAACCAAAATCATTTCAATGGATATTGATTTTTACAATATTTTGAGTGTGATTAGAGGAAAATTTTGGGGATTACAAGAAGAACAAATCCAAGATCTAATTATTGGTAATAGTCCATCTGTAAGAGAATTATTGGGAAGAATGATGTCAGCTGCAACTGTAAGAGATTCATTTAATGAATTGTCTGCTACAAAGTACAAAGATTTGGTACCTCAAGTAGAAAATGAATTAGATGCTATTGCAGAATTTGAAAGAGCTTTTGAGATGGCAATCTACAATTCATCACTTAGATCTTTTACAAAGATGTTTAGTTTTGGTACTATAGTCGGAATTACCAAATTGACTGCATTTGAGATTAGGAACCTAGCAGCTATCGCTTTTGCTGTTGAACAAAAAATACCAACTGAAACTACAATGTCAAAATTAATCCTAAAAGAAGAATAG
- the tmk gene encoding dTMP kinase has translation MIIVIEGGDQAGKLTQSTLLEKALKKRKIKTKLFHFPDYKTPIGQEIRKYLDGKRKFPPQVIHCLLAANRWEKLNKIIAAQEKNSILIMNRYYHSNLIYGIANGLKPKWLEKLDAGLPKADLVILLDVSQKESFHRQKTNRDKFEKNEEFLQKISKIYRTTAKKKKWKIIDASKSKQEVHEEIMKTFSKKIGL, from the coding sequence ATGATTATTGTAATAGAAGGTGGAGATCAGGCAGGAAAGCTAACTCAATCAACACTATTAGAGAAAGCGCTAAAAAAAAGAAAGATCAAAACTAAACTATTTCATTTTCCAGATTATAAAACACCAATAGGACAAGAAATAAGAAAATATTTGGATGGAAAAAGAAAATTTCCTCCGCAAGTAATTCATTGTCTGTTAGCAGCAAATAGATGGGAAAAACTCAATAAAATCATAGCAGCACAAGAAAAAAATTCTATTTTAATCATGAATCGCTATTATCATTCTAATTTGATTTATGGTATAGCAAATGGTTTGAAACCAAAATGGCTTGAGAAACTTGATGCAGGTCTGCCAAAAGCTGATCTAGTAATTTTGCTTGATGTATCTCAAAAAGAATCATTTCATAGGCAAAAAACCAACCGTGACAAATTTGAAAAAAATGAAGAATTCTTGCAAAAAATTTCTAAAATCTATAGAACTACCGCAAAGAAAAAAAAATGGAAAATAATAGACGCTTCAAAATCTAAACAAGAAGTACATGAAGAAATTATGAAAACATTTTCAAAGAAAATAGGATTATGA
- the pyrH gene encoding UMP kinase gives MKKRIVIKLSGKIFGIDNAKVLKDYAEFLVKISKTCQPIVIAGGGNIARHYISHARSSGADESTLDELGIEISRLNAKLLIYALKNKAYSHPPTTLQEVRHAVDDGLIVVAGGLHPGQSTNGTAALIAEKVQAEQFLNATDVDGVYDKDPNKFKNAKKFRRIDLKNLKNMLVHEDSVAGGYDLMDIVALKIIERSKIKTRILKATPKNIENAIKGGNIGTEIILSSK, from the coding sequence ATGAAAAAAAGAATTGTAATCAAATTGTCTGGAAAGATTTTTGGCATAGATAATGCCAAAGTGCTAAAGGATTATGCAGAATTTCTAGTAAAAATTAGCAAGACTTGTCAGCCTATAGTAATTGCTGGAGGGGGAAATATTGCACGACACTATATTTCTCATGCAAGATCTTCAGGTGCTGATGAATCAACTCTTGATGAACTAGGAATCGAAATTTCAAGGCTTAATGCAAAGTTGTTGATTTATGCTCTGAAAAATAAAGCATATTCTCATCCCCCAACCACTTTACAAGAAGTCAGACATGCTGTAGATGATGGATTAATTGTAGTTGCTGGTGGCTTACATCCTGGTCAAAGTACTAATGGTACTGCAGCTTTGATTGCCGAAAAAGTACAGGCAGAGCAATTTCTCAATGCAACTGATGTTGATGGTGTATATGACAAGGATCCAAATAAATTCAAAAATGCAAAAAAATTCCGACGTATTGATCTCAAGAATTTGAAAAATATGCTTGTTCATGAGGATTCAGTTGCTGGAGGATATGATTTGATGGATATTGTAGCTCTGAAAATTATAGAGCGCTCCAAAATTAAAACAAGAATACTAAAAGCAACTCCAAAAAATATTGAAAATGCCATTAAAGGTGGAAATATAGGCACAGAAATTATTCTTAGTTCAAAATAA
- a CDS encoding ABC transporter ATP-binding protein, producing MVGSSGSGKSTLLNMIGLLDRPTNGKIFIDGVDTTTLDDNNISSFRNKKLGFIFQFSNLLTDLSVLENILLPRQIAGTNHTAENDARDLLKAVGLEDQTNKRANKISGGQAQRVAIARGLINKPSIVLADEPTGNLDSVTSETIVQLMKSMAKKLNQTFIIVTHDRQHFGDVDKVITIKDGRAFEGDQPSEMKVIA from the coding sequence ATTGTTGGAAGTTCTGGATCAGGTAAATCTACACTGCTTAACATGATTGGATTATTAGATCGTCCTACAAATGGAAAAATTTTCATTGATGGAGTTGATACTACAACACTTGATGACAACAACATTTCATCATTTAGAAATAAAAAATTGGGATTTATTTTTCAATTTTCAAATTTGTTAACTGATCTTTCTGTCTTAGAAAATATTTTACTGCCAAGACAAATTGCAGGAACAAATCACACCGCAGAAAATGATGCAAGAGATTTACTAAAAGCAGTAGGATTAGAAGATCAAACTAATAAACGGGCAAATAAAATTTCTGGTGGACAAGCTCAAAGAGTAGCAATAGCCAGAGGATTAATCAACAAACCTTCAATAGTTTTAGCTGATGAACCAACTGGCAATCTTGACTCTGTCACTTCAGAAACTATTGTTCAATTAATGAAATCAATGGCAAAAAAACTCAATCAAACATTCATTATAGTTACTCACGACAGACAACATTTTGGTGATGTTGACAAGGTAATTACTATCAAAGATGGTAGAGCATTTGAAGGTGATCAACCATCAGAAATGAAGGTTATTGCATAA
- a CDS encoding ABC1 kinase family protein, translating into MTAARTIQVLIKLLPSILALRKDRKKWIHHEGNEIDLEQFRKNARKVLATFISLGPVYIKLGQWLSSRADILPQPYLEELSKLQDSVPSAPFDQAKSIIEKDLGPIEKKFDQIDPNSISGASLGQVYRGSISGKQIVIKVKRPGIEKIVAEDIKVLKKILPLAMRFVDPNLRYSAKAMLSQFIETIHEEMDYTNESANLKKIKRDLGDNSKVVVPSVYDDYSSKNILTMEYLPGIKITNIEALNEKGIDRQKLVIDVHKVFFTMLLKHSIFHADPHPGNISVTDDGKLILYDYGMVGRLDNETRLRLIRLYLALVEKDPPRTVNAMNDLGMLTPDFNRSVIEKGIELTVRAMHGKKPDEMEVESLMELANKTMSKFPFILPKNLALYMRMASIIEGIYKTHKVNFRFVKIVREILEEESLIKDAYIEEIKRSFDRFAKSIDATISIAPELKKFLDENRSLNLLNAKPKSNVLLSGSILSAAIFIGSSFLYTTNESIGITGMIGSLIIMSLFTIFRKR; encoded by the coding sequence ATGACCGCTGCAAGAACAATCCAAGTCTTAATCAAACTTTTACCATCAATACTTGCATTACGTAAAGATCGAAAAAAATGGATTCATCATGAAGGCAATGAAATAGATTTAGAACAATTTAGAAAGAATGCACGAAAGGTACTTGCAACATTTATCTCATTAGGACCTGTCTACATAAAATTAGGACAGTGGCTTTCTTCTAGAGCAGATATTTTACCTCAGCCATATTTAGAAGAATTATCGAAACTTCAGGACAGTGTTCCATCTGCTCCATTTGATCAGGCAAAATCAATTATTGAAAAAGATCTTGGTCCAATTGAAAAGAAATTTGATCAAATAGATCCTAATTCAATTTCTGGTGCATCATTAGGGCAGGTATATCGAGGTTCAATTTCTGGTAAACAAATTGTAATTAAAGTAAAAAGACCTGGAATTGAAAAAATTGTCGCAGAAGATATCAAAGTATTAAAAAAAATTCTTCCATTAGCAATGAGATTTGTTGATCCCAATTTGCGTTATTCTGCAAAAGCTATGCTTTCTCAGTTTATTGAGACAATTCATGAAGAAATGGATTATACCAATGAATCAGCAAATCTCAAAAAAATTAAACGTGATTTAGGAGATAACAGCAAAGTTGTAGTTCCTTCAGTATATGATGACTATTCATCAAAAAATATCCTTACAATGGAATATCTTCCAGGAATCAAAATTACTAATATTGAAGCCCTAAATGAGAAGGGAATTGATAGGCAAAAACTCGTAATTGATGTACATAAGGTATTCTTTACTATGCTTCTTAAGCACTCCATATTTCACGCTGATCCTCATCCAGGAAACATTTCAGTCACTGATGATGGTAAATTGATTTTGTATGACTATGGAATGGTAGGCAGGCTAGATAATGAAACTAGATTAAGATTGATTCGACTATATCTTGCATTAGTTGAGAAAGACCCCCCTAGAACTGTAAATGCAATGAATGATCTTGGAATGCTCACTCCCGATTTTAATCGGTCAGTCATTGAAAAAGGAATAGAACTTACTGTTCGTGCAATGCATGGAAAAAAACCTGATGAAATGGAAGTGGAAAGTCTAATGGAGCTTGCAAACAAAACTATGAGTAAATTCCCTTTCATTCTTCCAAAAAATTTGGCTTTGTACATGAGAATGGCATCAATTATTGAAGGAATTTACAAAACACACAAAGTTAATTTCAGATTTGTAAAAATTGTAAGAGAAATTTTAGAAGAAGAGAGTCTAATTAAAGATGCATACATTGAAGAAATCAAACGTTCGTTTGACAGATTCGCAAAATCAATTGATGCCACAATTTCTATAGCTCCTGAGCTCAAAAAATTCCTCGATGAAAATAGATCCTTGAATCTCCTAAATGCAAAACCTAAATCAAATGTTTTACTCTCTGGAAGTATTCTTTCGGCGGCAATTTTTATTGGCTCTTCTTTTTTGTATACCACAAATGAATCAATTGGAATTACTGGAATGATTGGATCACTAATTATAATGAGTTTATTTACAATTTTTAGAAAGCGATAA
- a CDS encoding HD domain-containing protein — MKKNYSDIIDPIHDFIRVYDHELSIIDNPIFQRLRRIRQLSGAHLTYPAAQHTRFEHSLGVMHIASQAGNALNEKEILKSDDIEILRLSGLLHDIGHGPFSHLFEEIIQERKISHEDFGKEIILKSEIGDILSKNGYDKKLVTKIAFGDSKFQYLNEIVSGALSADMMDYLLRDGYFTGAEHAKIDHKRITQSLDVHKKKLALERSALYSFESMMHSRYQMFKAVYFHKTVRAAEVMLLEALRLSDDEYGFTTFNLDEFVNLTDEYVLSTLISSKSTKLRRARQFAQDYQDRKLLKCVFERILTSQTNLKKTRTDELRTEISKKSKVQENEIFVDSSVTPSIPLAPSKNESKSIILISNENGKSSANVMPISKIPVVSAISGFMNILRIYTHDKNRKKVEIAAKSILGDLK; from the coding sequence ATGAAAAAAAATTATTCAGACATAATTGATCCTATTCATGATTTTATTCGTGTATATGATCATGAATTATCAATAATTGACAATCCAATTTTTCAAAGATTAAGACGAATAAGGCAACTATCAGGTGCTCATTTGACATACCCTGCAGCTCAGCACACAAGATTTGAGCACTCATTGGGTGTAATGCATATTGCAAGTCAAGCAGGCAATGCACTAAATGAAAAAGAGATTTTGAAATCAGATGACATTGAAATTCTTAGATTATCTGGACTATTGCATGATATAGGACATGGTCCATTCTCTCATCTTTTTGAGGAAATTATTCAGGAAAGAAAAATTTCTCATGAAGATTTTGGCAAAGAAATAATTCTAAAATCTGAAATTGGTGATATCTTATCAAAAAACGGTTATGACAAAAAACTTGTCACTAAAATTGCATTTGGAGATTCTAAATTTCAATATTTAAACGAAATTGTATCAGGTGCACTTAGTGCAGACATGATGGATTATTTACTTCGGGATGGTTATTTTACTGGGGCAGAACATGCAAAAATTGATCATAAAAGAATTACACAATCCCTTGATGTACATAAAAAAAAATTAGCTCTAGAACGTTCAGCGCTATATTCCTTTGAATCTATGATGCACTCAAGATATCAAATGTTCAAGGCTGTATATTTTCATAAAACTGTAAGAGCAGCAGAAGTAATGTTGCTTGAAGCCTTAAGATTATCTGATGATGAATATGGTTTTACAACTTTTAATCTAGATGAATTTGTTAACCTTACAGATGAGTATGTCTTATCTACTCTAATTTCATCAAAATCTACAAAATTAAGACGTGCTAGACAATTTGCTCAAGACTATCAAGATCGAAAATTGCTAAAATGTGTGTTTGAGAGAATTTTGACCAGTCAAACAAATCTCAAAAAAACAAGAACTGATGAACTTAGAACTGAAATTTCTAAAAAATCCAAAGTCCAGGAAAATGAAATTTTTGTTGATAGTTCCGTAACTCCGTCAATTCCTCTTGCACCATCCAAAAATGAGTCAAAATCTATAATTCTGATTTCAAATGAGAATGGAAAATCGTCTGCTAATGTGATGCCAATTTCTAAAATTCCAGTTGTTTCTGCGATTTCAGGCTTTATGAATATCCTTAGAATTTATACTCATGACAAGAACAGAAAGAAAGTTGAAATTGCCGCAAAATCAATTCTTGGTGATCTAAAATGA
- a CDS encoding ammonium transporter produces the protein MNSRNYKYALLLVAAVSITAAGAMSQAYAQSVEDGMDGYVKGTSGIYTGNPNECWYEEDGSMLPCKIDTGDTAWMLTATSLVLFMSPGVGFFYGGLARSKNIVNVLGMTLIVMGLMSVQWVLWGYSLAFGGIDSDANLFMGNLDYVGFNMVSPYAPLGEVGPCGDTWSAAYQMNAMVEGEYCSQGWPGTVPHQLFAMFQATFAIITPVLIIGGLIDRIKFSALVIFVLLWGTFVYDPIAHWVWGGGYIGGGSLDLDPDLSPSYALDFAGGTVVHISSGFAALAGALVLGRRLGYGKVPMEPHNIPMVVLGAGILWFGWFGFNAGSEVMVDGITVSAWTVTNTATGMAAVTWVLMSWAHTGKPSVVGAASGAVAGLVAITPASGWVGPMAAIIIGIAAGTICYAAIAFKSARKWDDALDVWGVHGMGGLTGAILTGTLASPHIWDTGDGIGAWTGTAEGMEQQAISIIGAAISIGYAFGVTIVILKVMDAVWPGGIRVTPKEEEIGLDLAQHGERAYVNE, from the coding sequence ATGAATTCTAGGAACTACAAGTATGCTCTATTACTTGTAGCCGCAGTATCTATCACAGCAGCAGGTGCTATGTCACAGGCATATGCACAAAGTGTTGAAGATGGTATGGACGGATATGTAAAGGGAACCAGTGGAATTTACACTGGTAACCCAAACGAATGTTGGTATGAAGAAGATGGCAGCATGTTGCCCTGTAAAATAGATACAGGTGATACAGCATGGATGCTAACTGCAACTTCATTAGTACTCTTCATGTCCCCAGGTGTCGGTTTCTTTTATGGCGGATTAGCCAGATCAAAGAACATCGTCAACGTACTTGGTATGACCTTAATCGTAATGGGTCTAATGTCAGTACAATGGGTTCTATGGGGTTACTCACTAGCATTTGGCGGAATTGATTCAGATGCAAACTTGTTTATGGGAAATCTCGATTATGTCGGATTTAACATGGTTTCACCATACGCACCATTAGGTGAAGTAGGTCCTTGTGGAGACACATGGTCAGCCGCTTACCAGATGAATGCAATGGTGGAAGGCGAGTATTGTAGTCAAGGTTGGCCAGGTACAGTACCTCACCAACTATTTGCAATGTTCCAAGCAACATTTGCAATAATTACACCAGTTCTAATCATTGGTGGATTAATTGACAGAATCAAATTCAGCGCATTAGTCATATTCGTACTCTTATGGGGAACCTTCGTTTATGATCCAATAGCACATTGGGTCTGGGGAGGCGGATACATAGGAGGAGGTTCACTAGACCTTGATCCAGACTTATCACCTTCGTATGCATTAGACTTTGCTGGTGGTACTGTAGTACACATATCTTCAGGATTCGCTGCATTGGCAGGAGCCTTAGTCCTTGGTAGACGACTTGGATATGGCAAAGTTCCAATGGAGCCACACAACATCCCAATGGTAGTCCTCGGCGCAGGAATTCTATGGTTCGGATGGTTTGGCTTCAACGCAGGAAGTGAAGTTATGGTAGACGGCATTACCGTCAGCGCATGGACTGTTACAAATACAGCAACTGGTATGGCTGCAGTCACTTGGGTGCTCATGTCTTGGGCACATACAGGAAAACCAAGTGTCGTAGGAGCTGCATCAGGAGCAGTAGCAGGATTGGTAGCAATCACACCAGCCTCTGGTTGGGTAGGTCCAATGGCTGCGATTATAATCGGTATTGCAGCTGGTACAATTTGTTATGCAGCAATTGCATTCAAGAGTGCACGCAAATGGGACGACGCATTAGATGTATGGGGAGTACACGGAATGGGTGGTCTTACAGGTGCAATTTTGACTGGTACATTGGCTAGTCCACACATTTGGGATACTGGAGACGGTATCGGTGCATGGACCGGAACTGCAGAAGGAATGGAACAGCAAGCAATCAGCATCATCGGTGCTGCAATATCAATAGGCTATGCCTTTGGTGTTACTATTGTAATCCTCAAAGTAATGGATGCCGTATGGCCTGGCGGAATCAGAGTCACTCCAAAAGAAGAGGAGATTGGTCTCGATTTGGCACAGCATGGCGAAAGAGCATACGTAAACGAATAA
- a CDS encoding winged helix-turn-helix domain-containing protein: MTTKLKPSLIEKYDISHKMLNELAHLESRHILFSIIKEPKSILEISKEMKIPLSSAYKQIQSLKDCSLITEKKDFTESGHITTFYQSLIKDVKISITKFEPSISFTKNEITRK; encoded by the coding sequence ATGACTACAAAACTCAAACCATCACTCATAGAAAAATACGATATTTCTCATAAAATGTTAAATGAGCTTGCTCATTTAGAATCAAGACACATCCTATTTTCAATAATTAAAGAGCCAAAATCAATTTTAGAAATTTCTAAAGAAATGAAAATCCCACTCAGTTCAGCATACAAACAAATCCAAAGTCTCAAAGACTGCTCTTTAATTACAGAAAAAAAGGACTTTACAGAATCGGGACACATTACAACATTTTATCAGAGTTTAATCAAAGATGTTAAAATCAGTATTACAAAATTTGAGCCTTCAATTTCATTTACAAAAAACGAGATTACAAGAAAATGA